Proteins encoded in a region of the Brevefilum fermentans genome:
- the recF gene encoding DNA replication/repair protein RecF (All proteins in this family for which functions are known are DNA-binding proteins that assist the filamentation of RecA onto DNA for the initiation of recombination or recombinational repair.), whose translation MYVKHLSLTNFRSFSRLDLEFPREIFLLVGDNAQGKTTLLEAIYLLSTFTSFHASTDRQLISFTAPADRIAVSRIVGEIQKRGQTHRIEVRLIREPNSINGNQRFRKEVLLDGVKRKLNELIGFLNAVLFLPQMSRIIEEGPAERRRYLDMLISQVSPAYVRHLGDYSQTLSQRNALLKQLAERGGDRSQLAIWDGMLVRHGAFIMQERIKAIHEMELEAKRLHYDLTRRQEVLRLDYQPAYDPLSVPNGQMTLPVKTVADRTGITSEEIESGMLEALKNKQGEEIARGITTIGPHRDEMRFLSNQVDLGDYGSRGQGRTALLAMKLAEINWLHQRSGEWPVLLLDEIMSELDTERRKDLLLALTDCEQAVLTTTDLSMVDPEFVSTHPVWHVESGLVSPDF comes from the coding sequence ATGTATGTTAAGCATTTGTCGCTGACCAACTTTCGAAGTTTTTCCCGGCTGGACCTTGAATTTCCCCGGGAAATCTTTCTGTTGGTGGGTGATAATGCCCAGGGTAAGACGACGCTGCTTGAAGCGATTTATTTATTATCGACATTTACCTCCTTTCATGCCAGCACTGATCGGCAATTAATCAGCTTCACGGCACCTGCAGATCGAATTGCAGTCAGCCGAATTGTCGGAGAAATTCAAAAACGGGGGCAAACGCACCGTATTGAAGTGCGCTTAATTCGCGAGCCCAACAGTATCAACGGCAATCAGCGGTTTCGGAAGGAAGTCCTGCTGGATGGCGTCAAGCGCAAGCTGAATGAGTTGATCGGATTTTTGAATGCCGTTCTGTTTCTCCCGCAAATGTCCCGGATTATTGAAGAAGGGCCTGCTGAACGCAGGCGATACCTGGATATGCTGATTTCTCAGGTTTCTCCTGCATACGTCAGGCACCTGGGCGATTATTCTCAAACGCTATCACAACGCAACGCGCTTCTCAAACAACTGGCTGAGCGGGGTGGAGACCGCAGTCAACTGGCGATTTGGGATGGCATGTTGGTCCGTCATGGGGCATTTATCATGCAAGAACGCATCAAGGCTATCCATGAAATGGAACTTGAAGCCAAACGCTTGCATTATGATCTGACCCGGCGTCAGGAAGTCTTGCGGTTGGATTACCAGCCTGCTTACGACCCGCTAAGCGTTCCGAATGGACAGATGACGCTGCCTGTGAAAACCGTTGCCGACCGCACCGGTATTACCAGCGAGGAAATCGAATCCGGTATGCTTGAGGCGTTGAAAAATAAACAGGGCGAGGAGATTGCCCGCGGTATAACCACCATCGGACCGCACAGGGACGAGATGCGCTTTCTCAGTAACCAGGTCGACCTGGGCGATTATGGCTCACGCGGGCAGGGACGCACCGCTCTGCTGGCGATGAAATTGGCAGAGATCAACTGGTTGCATCAGCGCAGCGGGGAATGGCCGGTGTTACTGCTGGATGAGATAATGTCTGAGCTGGATACCGAACGGCGAAAAGACCTGTTACTAGCCCTGACGGACTGTGAACAGGCTGTGCTGACGACAACGGACCTTTCAATGGTTGATCCTGAATTTGTGAGTACACACCCTGTCTGGCACGTGGAAAGCGGCCTAGTCTCTCCTGATTTTTAA
- the def gene encoding peptide deformylase, with product MAIRKIYPYQEAVLRQKAQPVEVFDEDLQILIDDMIETMREAPGVGLAAPQIGVSKQLIVVEFGNEDDETIPEQLFVVANPEIVQQSEEQVLGIEGCLSVPGFAGEVARSQVVTVRGQNRQGKNMKIRAQGWLARIFQHEIDHLNGVLYTDRAEKIWQSDQDEMETI from the coding sequence ATGGCTATTCGAAAAATATACCCTTATCAAGAAGCCGTTTTACGTCAAAAAGCACAACCGGTTGAAGTTTTTGATGAAGATCTGCAAATACTGATCGATGACATGATCGAAACCATGCGAGAAGCCCCTGGCGTGGGACTTGCTGCTCCTCAGATTGGCGTTTCAAAGCAATTGATCGTGGTTGAGTTTGGTAATGAGGATGATGAAACTATTCCAGAGCAATTGTTTGTCGTGGCCAATCCAGAAATTGTTCAACAGTCTGAAGAACAGGTATTAGGGATTGAAGGCTGCCTTTCCGTGCCAGGATTCGCAGGAGAGGTGGCGCGGTCGCAGGTAGTGACGGTACGTGGTCAGAATCGTCAGGGAAAAAACATGAAGATCCGGGCACAGGGCTGGCTGGCGAGGATTTTTCAGCATGAAATTGATCATCTTAACGGCGTTTTATATACGGACCGTGCGGAAAAAATCTGGCAGTCAGACCAGGATGAGATGGAAACGATTTAA
- a CDS encoding cyclic nucleotide-binding domain-containing protein: MSIRKDTIVEVISQVPLFAQLNPREVGFLANAFVPIVFQDGDVIFNIGDISETMFVVYEGQVVLSFEQADDEFLMAKLSRGDIFGEEALLYDDLRDYRAVASGETIVLALDYKHYFEIHDELPDLEASLDVSIQSRRLATVITLPWLHEDEFVHVMTRRHPAILWSKLAKPVAVGVFVLLATVLMQMLWLPGQVFGWVVLAIGLPASLFWLVWAYVDWRNDYFIVTNKRVVWMEKIAFIYESRQEAPLRTIMSVGVHRTRLGTLLGFGDVVVTTYVGTLRLREIAHTEVTASMIESYWQRSQSVDRRDEARIMSRKLQEKLNFARDAEDVVEEEPVKRAAVRLQAEEKEPGFFAWLFSGFIRLRHEQDGAIIYRKHWFVLVRGIWLPGLLMIGAVAVAILRMGGRLSFVPITETLAFIMLFLFAIFLWMVYVYVDWRNDIFMLTLDQIIDLDRKPLGKTRRRSAPLENVLSIEYERLGFWGYLFNFGTVYIVVGNSRLSFDHVYNPSRVQEDIFYRMGERLETVRQFEIDAERERFSEWIATYHRKAAESQATRRQVRGKINPSE, from the coding sequence ATGAGCATCAGGAAAGACACCATCGTTGAAGTCATCTCACAAGTTCCGCTTTTTGCGCAACTTAATCCCAGAGAAGTGGGCTTTTTGGCGAACGCTTTCGTTCCGATAGTTTTTCAAGATGGCGACGTGATATTTAATATCGGCGACATATCGGAGACGATGTTTGTTGTTTATGAGGGTCAGGTGGTTCTGTCTTTCGAACAAGCCGATGATGAATTTCTTATGGCAAAGCTTTCCAGGGGAGATATTTTTGGTGAAGAAGCGTTACTTTATGACGATTTGCGCGACTATCGAGCCGTTGCCTCAGGGGAGACGATTGTCCTCGCCTTAGATTACAAGCACTATTTCGAAATCCATGACGAATTGCCAGATCTGGAGGCGTCGTTGGATGTTTCCATCCAAAGCCGACGGCTTGCAACCGTGATTACATTGCCCTGGCTGCATGAAGATGAATTTGTCCATGTCATGACCCGCCGACATCCGGCCATCCTGTGGTCGAAACTGGCGAAACCTGTCGCTGTCGGTGTATTTGTGTTATTGGCGACTGTTTTAATGCAAATGCTTTGGTTGCCAGGGCAAGTTTTCGGGTGGGTTGTCCTGGCGATCGGCCTCCCCGCAAGCCTATTTTGGCTGGTTTGGGCTTATGTGGATTGGCGGAATGATTATTTCATTGTGACCAACAAGCGCGTGGTGTGGATGGAAAAGATCGCCTTCATTTATGAAAGCCGGCAGGAGGCACCATTACGCACAATCATGTCGGTGGGTGTTCATCGCACTCGGCTGGGAACCTTATTGGGCTTTGGTGACGTGGTCGTGACGACCTATGTGGGCACACTCCGCTTGCGTGAAATCGCGCACACTGAAGTCACAGCCAGTATGATCGAATCGTACTGGCAGCGCTCTCAATCGGTAGACAGACGGGACGAGGCGCGCATTATGAGCCGAAAATTACAGGAAAAATTAAATTTTGCCCGGGACGCTGAAGACGTTGTTGAAGAAGAACCCGTCAAGCGTGCAGCAGTTCGTCTTCAAGCGGAAGAGAAGGAACCAGGGTTTTTTGCCTGGTTGTTTTCGGGCTTTATCCGCTTGCGCCATGAACAGGACGGGGCGATCATTTACCGTAAGCACTGGTTTGTCCTCGTCCGAGGAATTTGGCTGCCGGGCTTGTTGATGATCGGTGCGGTTGCTGTTGCCATATTACGGATGGGCGGGAGACTGTCGTTTGTTCCGATTACCGAGACTCTGGCGTTCATCATGTTGTTTTTGTTCGCGATCTTCCTGTGGATGGTTTATGTCTATGTTGATTGGCGCAATGACATATTTATGTTAACCCTTGACCAAATTATCGATTTGGATCGCAAACCCCTGGGAAAAACCCGTCGCCGATCAGCCCCGTTGGAAAACGTGCTCAGCATTGAGTATGAGCGATTGGGCTTTTGGGGTTATTTATTTAATTTTGGAACGGTTTACATTGTCGTTGGAAACTCGCGTTTATCATTCGATCATGTTTACAATCCCTCCAGGGTGCAGGAAGATATTTTTTATCGGATGGGTGAACGGCTTGAAACCGTCAGGCAATTCGAGATTGACGCAGAAAGAGAGCGCTTTTCGGAGTGGATAGCCACGTACCATCGAAAGGCTGCTGAATCGCAGGCAACACGTCGCCAAGTGCGGGGTAAAATTAACCCTTCTGAATAA
- a CDS encoding SpoIIE family protein phosphatase, whose protein sequence is MNCTNCQSELPLGAHICPSCGFPVSVNIQREDLYFSRLASFAPDSLIRKVRAAPYLTKERRNVTAIMTTIANDTEIDNKIPKKERVEIFNDLLDLIAKRVYEYEGAIAKLWKNTALAFFGAPISHEDDPLRAVHTASLILKDIDSLNQKLKTAYDLVIQMKIVLNTGPILIGNIKPNLKFDFQSLNGAIECIDLAIAAEIPKSRVVLFDDTYQFIRSFVKGRKLEPVFCEDSRELLNLWQVDQIIDRRSSLHRSPISHTTSMIGRKKELDSLLELSETVLAGLGRVGLILGEPGIGKSRLILEWKRLMQSQNITAPIRWIESHSLAFGQEFAYHLLKDLLRAALEITTTTPDSRAKGMSEAVFMEDICLGDENLQLYLAHLLEFDLTEQEEVQVHLLQAQELRNKYLQSVQTLFRCLSNQQPLIIVLEDLQWADASSVDLLIDLLSLTTSSPILFCLVSRQERDSIGWNLIKAARERIGLRLTELKLENLSEDESQSFVEQLINTKEIPEIIRTAVLNKSEGNPYFIEELINMLINEGVLQKKGEKVIVSTKIDQARIPDSLQGLLTARIDRLPEDARLTLRIASVIGRYFPEKVIALVMKEHAPGVNLLTQLNILESLQILSVAEVKPALTYKFHHILMHEAAYHSIVETDRIDLHRSVGLALEDLYPEQKERLAPQLAHHFLITNDTKKAYQYLDLAGHASMDAFATAEAEVYFARAITQTTDPEQLAHLYIDLGEARAQQGNHRQAVHAWNKAIDYLERFNDPDRLARTYARSARSAWWGYTPQYSLEICLRGMKAIEGAKESPDIAYLIHETGRAYFFNDQPDKARAFSEQSLEMAQRLGAAEVQAEALATIGVLPTTSPEQAVEALEKAVKISEENDLFGSASRAYINLALVVDNLGKVRLARDYRMRAIQLGRKIGGLSEELLLYRAIARASIWLADFQDAEIRLSKSEQLIQQTETHLSESGLTQSYLKGNLLRLKGDFNQAIEIFTELISHSRQLGAEQQLIDAHRALTEAILEPYLLGDPNHSALDLDIALKMLETAQTKSADETNYSQIGSLCLKSDIYTSKKDFANARLALMEAEEAYRAHPNMSDQVRILHANARIEAGEKNYQEAIVLLTELDRMLEKMEGRWWRARVWLELGEIHLQRNDPEDVDQAQNYFRDSLAEFLSMGVNYYPDIITEKLRQVKHLSRAHAIAHRKISEEMVQAGRIQHSLIPTQSPVIDGYDINGTLLPARETSGDFYDFIKLDDGKLGIVIADVGDKGAGAALYMAMSRTLIRTYARESRMSPEHVLHELNRRILIDTEFGIFLTVVFGILDPEQGTFTYVNAGHNPPILLSQKNDQIELTELKKTGSLVGIFPENTWEEKTITIHSGDVLILYTDGITEAQNEDDEFFGIERFVKTLKDNFSPSAEDLRNCILEDVQAFTGTSPRLDDITLVVIAKHLNHS, encoded by the coding sequence ATGAACTGCACAAATTGCCAGTCTGAACTGCCTTTGGGTGCACATATATGTCCATCCTGTGGCTTCCCTGTTTCCGTCAATATACAGCGAGAAGATCTCTATTTCTCACGCCTGGCTTCCTTCGCACCCGACTCATTGATCCGGAAAGTCCGCGCCGCACCCTATCTTACCAAAGAGCGACGCAACGTCACTGCGATCATGACAACGATTGCAAACGATACTGAGATCGACAATAAAATCCCCAAAAAAGAACGCGTTGAAATCTTCAACGACCTCCTCGATTTGATCGCAAAACGCGTCTACGAATATGAGGGCGCGATTGCCAAGCTGTGGAAGAACACAGCCCTCGCCTTTTTCGGCGCTCCCATTTCCCACGAAGATGATCCATTGCGTGCGGTTCATACAGCTTCTCTAATTCTTAAGGATATCGACAGCCTCAATCAAAAGCTGAAGACCGCCTATGACCTGGTCATCCAAATGAAAATTGTCCTCAATACCGGGCCAATCCTGATTGGAAATATCAAACCCAATTTGAAATTCGACTTTCAATCTCTCAATGGGGCGATTGAATGTATTGATCTTGCCATCGCCGCAGAGATTCCCAAATCAAGGGTCGTGCTGTTTGACGACACCTATCAGTTTATTCGTTCGTTCGTCAAAGGTAGAAAATTGGAACCCGTTTTTTGTGAAGATAGCCGTGAGCTGCTCAATCTTTGGCAGGTCGATCAAATAATCGATCGAAGATCGTCATTACATCGCTCACCCATCTCTCACACAACCAGCATGATTGGACGAAAAAAAGAACTGGATTCATTACTCGAACTCAGTGAAACCGTTTTAGCCGGCTTAGGTCGTGTTGGCTTGATTTTAGGAGAACCGGGCATCGGTAAATCCAGGTTGATTCTGGAATGGAAACGCCTCATGCAATCCCAGAACATAACGGCACCGATCCGCTGGATTGAATCGCATAGCCTGGCTTTCGGACAGGAATTTGCCTACCACCTGCTCAAAGACCTCCTGCGTGCTGCACTTGAAATCACGACAACGACTCCCGATTCCCGTGCTAAAGGAATGTCAGAAGCCGTGTTTATGGAGGATATCTGCCTGGGTGATGAGAATCTACAACTTTACCTTGCTCATCTTTTAGAATTTGATCTTACTGAGCAAGAAGAAGTTCAGGTCCACCTTTTACAAGCTCAGGAACTGCGTAACAAGTATCTGCAATCGGTTCAAACCCTTTTTCGCTGTCTTTCAAATCAACAACCGCTGATTATCGTTTTGGAGGATCTCCAATGGGCAGATGCATCTTCAGTGGACCTTCTGATTGACCTCCTTTCCCTGACGACATCGTCCCCCATCCTGTTTTGCCTGGTGTCACGCCAGGAACGGGATTCCATCGGTTGGAATCTAATCAAAGCTGCAAGAGAAAGAATTGGGCTTAGATTAACCGAGCTTAAATTAGAAAACCTGTCAGAAGATGAAAGCCAATCTTTCGTTGAACAATTGATTAACACCAAAGAAATCCCAGAAATCATCCGAACTGCAGTGCTCAACAAATCCGAGGGAAATCCCTACTTTATCGAAGAACTGATCAATATGCTGATTAACGAAGGCGTCCTGCAAAAAAAGGGGGAAAAGGTCATCGTTTCAACGAAAATTGATCAAGCCCGTATCCCCGATAGCCTGCAGGGCTTGCTGACCGCGCGCATTGACCGTTTACCAGAGGATGCGCGTTTGACGCTGCGCATTGCCAGCGTGATTGGGCGCTATTTTCCTGAAAAGGTAATCGCACTTGTTATGAAGGAACATGCGCCGGGCGTCAACTTGCTGACACAGCTCAACATTCTTGAATCATTGCAGATTCTTTCCGTAGCCGAAGTAAAACCTGCCCTAACGTACAAATTCCACCATATCTTAATGCACGAGGCTGCCTATCATTCCATCGTTGAAACCGATCGGATTGATCTGCATCGCAGTGTTGGCTTGGCATTAGAAGATTTATACCCCGAGCAAAAAGAGCGGTTAGCACCCCAGTTGGCGCACCATTTTCTAATTACCAACGACACAAAAAAGGCTTATCAATATTTGGATCTGGCTGGGCATGCCTCCATGGATGCCTTTGCCACTGCTGAGGCAGAGGTTTATTTTGCCAGGGCAATCACCCAGACGACAGACCCTGAACAATTGGCGCACCTCTACATCGATTTAGGGGAAGCCCGTGCTCAACAGGGAAACCATCGCCAGGCCGTTCATGCCTGGAATAAAGCCATTGATTACCTTGAACGTTTCAACGATCCCGATCGCCTGGCCAGAACATATGCTCGGTCTGCGCGCTCTGCCTGGTGGGGTTATACCCCGCAATACAGCCTTGAAATCTGTCTCAGGGGGATGAAAGCCATAGAGGGGGCAAAAGAAAGTCCCGATATTGCCTACCTCATCCATGAGACCGGTCGTGCCTATTTCTTTAACGATCAACCCGATAAAGCCCGTGCCTTTAGTGAGCAATCTCTTGAAATGGCTCAGCGTTTAGGCGCAGCAGAAGTTCAGGCAGAAGCCCTGGCAACCATTGGCGTCCTTCCCACAACCAGCCCAGAACAGGCTGTTGAAGCCCTTGAAAAGGCTGTAAAAATCAGTGAGGAAAACGATTTGTTTGGATCGGCTTCGCGTGCTTATATCAACCTGGCTTTGGTGGTCGACAATCTTGGCAAGGTCCGTCTCGCAAGGGATTATCGCATGCGTGCGATCCAGCTCGGCAGGAAGATCGGCGGTCTTTCTGAAGAGTTGTTACTATATCGAGCAATCGCCCGGGCATCAATCTGGTTAGCCGACTTTCAAGATGCTGAAATTCGACTCTCTAAAAGCGAACAGTTAATCCAACAGACCGAAACGCACCTCTCAGAATCCGGATTGACCCAATCCTACCTGAAAGGAAACCTTCTTCGCTTAAAGGGAGATTTCAACCAGGCAATCGAGATCTTCACCGAATTAATTAGCCACAGTCGTCAACTGGGGGCCGAGCAGCAATTAATCGATGCCCACCGCGCATTAACTGAAGCCATTCTTGAGCCTTATCTACTTGGTGATCCCAATCACAGTGCACTCGATTTAGACATCGCCCTTAAAATGCTTGAAACTGCCCAAACAAAATCGGCAGACGAGACAAATTATTCCCAGATTGGCTCTTTATGCCTGAAGAGTGATATTTATACATCCAAAAAAGATTTTGCAAATGCCAGGCTGGCGTTAATGGAAGCCGAAGAGGCTTATCGCGCCCATCCCAATATGAGCGACCAGGTCAGGATTCTCCACGCAAATGCCAGAATAGAAGCAGGAGAAAAAAACTATCAGGAAGCGATTGTCTTGCTCACAGAACTGGATCGCATGCTTGAGAAGATGGAAGGACGCTGGTGGCGCGCGCGTGTATGGCTGGAGCTCGGTGAGATCCATCTACAAAGGAACGACCCGGAAGATGTCGACCAGGCACAGAATTATTTCCGTGATTCGCTGGCAGAATTTCTCTCAATGGGCGTGAATTATTACCCTGACATCATTACCGAAAAATTACGCCAGGTCAAACACCTTTCCCGGGCCCACGCGATTGCTCATCGCAAAATTTCTGAAGAAATGGTGCAGGCCGGACGGATACAACACAGCTTAATTCCCACACAATCGCCGGTGATCGATGGATACGATATTAATGGCACCCTGCTGCCCGCGCGTGAGACCTCCGGTGATTTTTATGATTTCATTAAACTGGACGATGGAAAACTTGGCATTGTTATTGCTGATGTCGGCGATAAAGGCGCCGGGGCTGCGCTGTATATGGCTATGAGCCGAACCTTGATCCGCACTTATGCAAGAGAAAGCCGGATGAGCCCTGAGCATGTCCTGCACGAACTCAACCGGCGTATCCTGATAGACACGGAATTTGGCATCTTTCTAACCGTCGTTTTCGGCATCCTGGACCCCGAACAGGGAACCTTTACTTATGTTAACGCCGGTCACAATCCACCCATCCTGCTCAGCCAGAAAAACGATCAGATCGAATTAACTGAGCTTAAGAAAACCGGCTCACTGGTTGGCATCTTCCCAGAAAATACATGGGAAGAAAAAACGATCACAATCCACAGCGGCGATGTGCTAATCCTCTATACAGATGGCATTACCGAGGCACAAAACGAAGACGATGAATTTTTCGGGATCGAACGGTTTGTTAAGACCTTGAAGGACAATTTCTCCCCATCCGCAGAAGATTTACGTAACTGCATTTTAGAAGATGTGCAGGCATTTACCGGCACGTCGCCGCGCTTAGATGACATCACCCTGGTCGTGATCGCGAAGCATCTCAATCATTCATGA
- a CDS encoding ATP-dependent Clp protease ATP-binding subunit: protein MRFDRFTERAQEAAQRAAEIIQRYGHTQIDTEHILLALIEQPQGVIPQLFATLNIDGENFKERLDYILRTSPKANIFGGGAGQVLITPRVKRIVDQANQEAYNLKDDYISTEHLFLAILSERNTPSSRLLEDVGITRQRVMDAIDELRGGQKVTDPKAETRYRTLEKYSRDLTQLAREGKLDPVIGRDTEILRLIQILCRRTKNNPVLIGEAGVGKTAIVEGLSQKVATDDVPEILMGKRVISLDLGAMIAGSRFRGEFEERLKASIEEIQRSEGEIILFIDELHTVVGAGAAQGAMDASSMLKPALARGELQCVGATTLDEYHKYIEKDAALERRFAPIYVEEPSVDDTIEMLYGLRDRYEAHHKVTFSDEALVQAAKLSARYVTDRRLPDKAIDLIDEAAAKLRVTLYSLPDDLKKVKNEIDRLMKEEENAGVERDYQRAARLKSDRLRLEGEFNHLRDRWEQEHKLDEVVDVSDITEVISQWTGIPVSQMLEDEKDKLLQMEDRLHEHLVGQAKAVEALADAIRRARSGLKDPRRPIGSFIFIGPSGVGKTELAKALADFLFDDEDALVRIDMSEYREQHSVSRLFGAPPGYVGYEEGGQLTEAVRRRPYRVVLFDEIEKAHPEVWNALLQILDDGRLTDGQGRVVDFRNTVLIMTSNLGTEYVTKGGTLGFLSSTDESDKADKEKIEKALKGAFRPEFLNRIDEIILFSQLSKDDMEKIVVLQMKEIQVRLADHGLQVELSEAARLWLANEGYDPAFGARPLKRALQKHVESPLSISLLSGEFVYGDTVLIDIEDEQVVFKKKKAASVPDLDQAEISQ, encoded by the coding sequence ATGCGATTTGATCGTTTTACAGAACGTGCCCAGGAAGCTGCTCAGCGCGCTGCTGAGATTATTCAACGTTATGGGCACACCCAGATTGATACTGAACATATCCTGCTGGCGTTGATCGAGCAGCCTCAGGGTGTGATTCCACAATTGTTTGCGACCCTTAATATCGATGGAGAAAACTTCAAAGAGCGGTTGGATTATATCCTGAGGACCAGTCCGAAAGCGAATATTTTTGGTGGCGGTGCCGGACAGGTATTAATCACACCGCGGGTCAAACGGATTGTTGATCAGGCCAACCAGGAAGCCTATAATTTGAAGGATGATTACATCTCTACGGAGCACCTCTTCCTGGCTATCCTCAGCGAACGCAACACGCCGTCATCTCGCCTGTTAGAAGATGTGGGCATCACCCGACAGCGTGTGATGGATGCGATCGATGAGTTGCGCGGCGGTCAGAAGGTGACTGATCCTAAGGCTGAAACACGTTACCGCACGCTGGAAAAATATTCGCGTGACCTGACCCAACTAGCCCGTGAGGGAAAGCTGGACCCAGTGATAGGACGCGATACTGAAATTCTGCGCTTGATCCAGATTTTGTGCCGAAGGACGAAGAATAACCCGGTGTTGATCGGTGAAGCCGGCGTTGGCAAAACCGCAATTGTTGAAGGTCTTTCCCAAAAGGTTGCCACCGATGATGTGCCTGAAATATTAATGGGCAAACGGGTTATTTCCCTCGATCTCGGTGCCATGATCGCCGGGTCGCGCTTCAGAGGGGAGTTTGAGGAGCGATTAAAAGCGTCCATTGAAGAAATCCAACGTTCGGAAGGTGAAATCATCCTGTTCATTGATGAGCTCCATACCGTGGTAGGTGCAGGTGCAGCCCAGGGTGCGATGGATGCTTCCAGCATGCTTAAGCCCGCGCTGGCACGCGGTGAGCTGCAGTGCGTCGGTGCGACCACATTGGATGAATATCATAAATATATCGAGAAAGATGCAGCCCTGGAACGGCGGTTTGCACCCATCTATGTGGAAGAACCTTCCGTTGATGATACGATAGAGATGTTGTACGGTCTGCGTGACCGCTACGAAGCCCATCATAAAGTGACGTTTTCCGATGAAGCTCTCGTCCAGGCGGCGAAATTATCTGCCCGTTATGTCACCGATCGGCGCTTACCGGATAAAGCCATCGATCTGATCGATGAAGCTGCAGCCAAACTGCGGGTGACCCTGTATTCGCTGCCCGATGATCTTAAGAAAGTGAAGAATGAGATCGATCGCCTGATGAAAGAGGAAGAAAACGCGGGTGTTGAGCGCGATTATCAACGTGCAGCCCGCTTGAAATCTGATCGATTGCGCCTCGAGGGAGAATTTAATCACCTACGTGACCGTTGGGAACAGGAGCACAAGCTTGATGAGGTGGTGGATGTGTCTGACATCACCGAGGTGATCAGCCAGTGGACGGGTATCCCTGTTTCCCAGATGTTGGAAGATGAGAAAGACAAACTTCTGCAAATGGAAGACCGATTGCATGAACACCTGGTTGGGCAGGCAAAGGCGGTGGAGGCGCTGGCTGATGCTATTCGTCGGGCCAGAAGCGGGTTAAAGGACCCGCGCAGACCGATTGGCTCATTTATTTTTATCGGTCCATCTGGCGTGGGGAAAACTGAACTGGCAAAAGCCCTGGCTGACTTCTTGTTTGACGATGAAGATGCGCTGGTGCGGATTGATATGAGCGAATACCGCGAACAGCATTCTGTTTCACGCTTGTTTGGTGCCCCACCCGGATATGTGGGCTACGAGGAAGGCGGTCAACTGACCGAAGCTGTCCGTCGGCGCCCTTACCGGGTGGTGTTATTTGACGAGATAGAGAAAGCGCATCCTGAGGTGTGGAATGCGCTGTTGCAAATCCTCGATGATGGGCGCCTGACCGATGGACAGGGTCGGGTGGTTGATTTCAGAAATACGGTTTTGATCATGACCAGCAACCTTGGGACTGAATACGTGACCAAGGGTGGAACCCTGGGCTTTTTGAGCTCAACGGATGAATCCGATAAAGCCGACAAGGAGAAAATTGAAAAAGCCCTCAAAGGCGCTTTCAGGCCCGAATTCCTCAACCGCATCGATGAAATCATCCTGTTTTCACAGCTTTCAAAGGATGATATGGAGAAAATTGTGGTTCTGCAGATGAAAGAGATCCAGGTGCGGCTGGCAGATCATGGTTTACAGGTTGAATTGTCAGAGGCAGCCAGACTCTGGCTGGCTAACGAAGGTTACGACCCGGCTTTCGGAGCGCGTCCGCTTAAGCGAGCCCTGCAGAAGCATGTTGAAAGCCCGCTCTCCATCAGCTTGCTTTCGGGTGAGTTTGTTTATGGCGATACTGTTTTGATCGATATTGAAGATGAACAGGTGGTTTTCAAGAAAAAGAAGGCGGCAAGTGTACCCGATCTGGATCAGGCTGAAATATCGCAGTGA